One part of the Kryptolebias marmoratus isolate JLee-2015 linkage group LG13, ASM164957v2, whole genome shotgun sequence genome encodes these proteins:
- the ca4a gene encoding carbonic anhydrase 4a: MQQLVVLCALLASFWTVSTGSGDWCYQTQFSCQHQCNAPEKWNHANQDCAGRHQSPINIVTRKTLKDERLTPLRFDNYQQIFKGSIKNNGHSVQVGIPHVSTVSGGGLPATYKAVQFHLHWGDNGGPGSEHTIDGEQYPMELHIVHMKSHYTDLITALRDKEGVAVLGFFYENSNSANRKYDPIINTLQSIRATNGSTYLPSISLAQLIPSEQNMTSYYRYKGSLTTPGCTESVVWTVFENPIPLSTEQLKAFSKVQYHDGKPMVKNFRPVQPLNGRQVFYSGGAVILVSSTLLVTALVTALGLSQSN; encoded by the exons ATGCAGCAGCTGGTGGTTCTGTGCGCTCTGCTGGCGTCCTTCTGGACGGTCTCTACAGGTTCCGGAG attgGTGCTATCAGACCCAGTTCTCCTGCCAACATCAGTGCAATG CACCAGAAAAGTGGAATCATGCCAACCAGGACTGTGCAGGAAGACACCAGTCTCCCATTAATATTGTCACCAGAAAGACCTTGAAAGATGAGCGCCTGACTCCTCTACGCTTTGACAATTACCAGCAGATCTTCAAAGGCTCCATCAAAAACAACGGCCACTCAG TTCAGGTTGGAATTCCTCATGTCAGCACCGTCTCAGGTGGAGGCCTGCCCGCCACATATAAAGCTGTGCAGTTCCACCTGCACTGGGGAGACAACGGAGGGCCCGGTTCTGAACACACTATTGATGGGGAGCAGTATCCCATGGAG CTCCACATTGTCCACATGAAAAGCCACTACACTGATCTGATAACAGCTCTGAGAGACAAGGAGGGAGTTGCTGTTCTTGGGTTTTTCTATGAG aaCTCCAACAGTGCAAACAGAAAGTATGATCCCATCATCAACACACTGCAGAGCATCAGAGCTACAA ATGGCAGCACCTATTTGCCCTCCATCTCCCTGGCGCAGCTGATCCCATCGGAGCAGAATATGACCTCTTATTACCGTTACAAAGGTTCTCTCACCACCCCGGGGTGTACTGAGTCTGTGGTTTGGACTGTGTTTGAGAACCCCATCCCTCTGAGCACGGAGCAG TTGAAAGCTTTCTCCAAGGTCCAGTATCATGATGGCAAGCCGATGGTGAAGAACTTCAGACCTGTTCAGCCCCTCAATGGTCGGCAGGTATTCTATTCAGGAGGTGCTGTGATCCTGGTCAGTTCGACTCTCCTTGTGACGGCTCTCGTCACAGCTTTGGGACTATCCCAGTCGAACTAG